From Meles meles chromosome 5, mMelMel3.1 paternal haplotype, whole genome shotgun sequence, one genomic window encodes:
- the LOC123941807 gene encoding 40S ribosomal protein S6-like — MKLNISFPATGCQKLIEVDDERKLRTFYEKRMATEVAADALGEEWKGYVVRISGGNDKQGFPMKQGVLTHGRVRLLLSKGHSCYRPRRTGERKRKSVRGCIVDANLSVLNLVIVKKGEKDIPGLTDTTVPRRLGPKRASGIRKLFNLSKEDDVRQYVVRKPLNKEGKKPRTKAPKIQRLVTPRVLQHKRRRIALKKQRTKKNKEEAAEYAKLLAKRMKEAKEKRQEQIAKRRRLSSLRASTSKSESSQK, encoded by the coding sequence ATGAAGCTGAACATCTCTTTCCCAGCTACTGGCTGCCAGAAACTCATTGAAGTGGACGATGAACGCAAACTTCGTACCTTTTATGAGAAGCGTATGGCCACAGAAGTTGCTGCTGACGCCCTCGGTGAAGAATGGAAGGGTTATGTGGTCCGAATCAGTGGTGGCAACGACAAACAAGGCTTCCCCATGAAGCAGGGTGTCTTGACCCACGGCCGTGTCCGCCTGCTGCTGAGTAAGGGACATTCCTGCTACAGACCAAGGAGGACGGGAGAGAGAAAGCGCAAATCTGTTCGGGGTTGCATTGTGGATGCCAATCTCAGTGTTCTCAACTTGGTCATTGtaaagaaaggggagaaggataTTCCTGGACTCACTGATACTACTGTGCCTCGACGCCTGGGGCCCAAAAGAGCCAGCGGAATCCGCAAACTCTTCAATCTCTCTAAAGAAGATGATGTCCGCCAGTATGTTGTGAGAAAGCCCTTAAACAAAGAAGGTAAGAAACCTAGAACCAAAGCGCCCAAGATACAGCGTCTTGTTACTCCACGTGTCCTCCAACACAAACGTCGGCGTATTGCTTTGAAGAAACAGCGCACtaagaaaaacaaggaagaggCTGCAGAATATGCTAAACTTTTGGCCAAGAGAATGAAGGAGGCCAAAGAAAAACGCCAGGAACAGATTGCCAAGAGACGGAGGCTGTCCTCTCTGAGAGCTTCTACCTCTAAGTCTGAGTCCAGTCAAAAATGA